In Magnetococcales bacterium, a single genomic region encodes these proteins:
- a CDS encoding HDOD domain-containing protein, whose product MNATSRERAMVANTHLPLSPRVLLEIWEAMSSLLIDFPQVLDRMSRQLPLAERLLREAHRLAPRHGVERISIPQAGTLLGPENLRQAVVRWLLLAPLHRNPLWDRVQQEALALGETTRTLALLLMRQSPWWRSSRFPQLDPDFYFMAGLFRECGQWVLWQQVPGYRLPFRHSPGDGSAILLDETTRFGTNHARLGSLFAKSLGLPAHLCRAIRNHHHPLPDWTADQPAGHLKELFLAAILRLGDRVHSAEPLDTVHLKTPCRLFQLEQKELSALLDEARHRLPSSSP is encoded by the coding sequence ATGAACGCTACTTCGCGGGAACGCGCCATGGTTGCCAACACCCATCTTCCCCTCTCCCCCCGGGTTCTGCTGGAAATCTGGGAAGCCATGTCGAGCCTGCTGATCGATTTTCCCCAGGTGCTGGACCGCATGTCCCGCCAGCTTCCTCTGGCGGAACGCCTGCTGCGGGAAGCCCATCGGCTCGCGCCGCGCCACGGTGTCGAAAGGATCTCCATTCCCCAGGCCGGCACGCTTCTGGGACCGGAGAACCTGCGGCAGGCGGTGGTGCGCTGGCTGCTTCTGGCTCCCCTGCATCGCAATCCTCTGTGGGACCGGGTGCAGCAGGAAGCTTTGGCCCTGGGAGAAACCACACGCACGCTGGCCCTGCTGTTGATGCGTCAATCCCCCTGGTGGCGTTCCTCTCGCTTTCCGCAGCTTGACCCCGACTTCTATTTCATGGCCGGGTTGTTTCGCGAGTGTGGACAATGGGTCTTGTGGCAACAGGTTCCCGGATACCGTCTTCCTTTCCGACACTCCCCCGGCGACGGATCCGCCATTTTGCTCGATGAAACCACCCGCTTCGGCACCAATCATGCCCGCCTCGGCTCTCTCTTCGCCAAATCCCTGGGGCTGCCCGCCCACCTCTGCCGAGCCATTCGCAACCACCACCACCCCTTACCCGACTGGACGGCGGACCAGCCCGCCGGCCATTTGAAAGAGCTATTCCTGGCGGCCATTCTGCGCCTGGGCGATCGGGTCCACTCTGCCGAGCCGCTCGATACCGTCCATCTGAAAACCCCGTGTCGTCTGTTTCAACTGGAGCAGAAGGAGCTGTCCGCTCTCCTGGACGAGGCACGCCATCGCCTCCC